The nucleotide window GCTTCGCTCCTCGCCTATGCGCTCATGGCCTGGCTCGAGATCGGGCTCAAGGTCGGCACGCTGCCCGTGGTGGCACTCGGCGTCGGCATCGGCGTCGACTACGGGATCTACATCTACAGCCGCTTCACTGCGTTGCGCCGGCCCGGACGGAGCCTCCGCGAGACTTACGAGGACGCCCTCGCCATCACCGGCAACGGGGTGCTCTTCACTGGCATCACGCTCGGCCTGGCGGTCTCGACCTGGATCTTCTCTTCGCTCAAATTTCAGGCCGACATGGGTATCCTGCTCGTATTCCTGTTCGTGATGAACATGATCGGTGCCATCGTCCTCCTGCCGGCGCTGGCCCATTTTCTGGTCGGGGAGCCGAAGCCCGAGCCGGCGCCAGTCCCGGGGCGATGAGGCTCTTCGTCGCGGTCGACCTTCCCGAGGCGGTGAAGGGGACTCTCGACGCGGCGGTGGCGCCCCTGCGCTCCGCGTTGCCGCCGGCGCGGTGGGTGCGCCCAACTGGTTTGCATCTGACGCTCGCCTTCCTCGGCGAAGTGGAAGCTGAAAGGGTTGCCGCGATCGCGCAGGCGCTGCGCGAGAAGCTCGAACAGGAGGGCGGGTTTCGCGCCCATTTCGCCGGCCTGGGGAGCTTTCCCAATGCCGGTCCGGTGCGGGTCGTCTGGGCCGGGCTCGAGCCCGCGGCGCGCTTCTCCCGTCTCGCGGAGCTGGCGCAGGATGCGCTCCGTGTCGCGACCGTCGCCTTCGACGACAAGCCGTTCCGGTCGCACA belongs to Thermoanaerobaculia bacterium and includes:
- a CDS encoding MMPL family transporter; translated protein: ASLLAYALMAWLEIGLKVGTLPVVALGVGIGVDYGIYIYSRFTALRRPGRSLRETYEDALAITGNGVLFTGITLGLAVSTWIFSSLKFQADMGILLVFLFVMNMIGAIVLLPALAHFLVGEPKPEPAPVPGR
- the thpR gene encoding RNA 2',3'-cyclic phosphodiesterase; the protein is MRLFVAVDLPEAVKGTLDAAVAPLRSALPPARWVRPTGLHLTLAFLGEVEAERVAAIAQALREKLEQEGGFRAHFAGLGSFPNAGPVRVVWAGLEPAARFSRLAELAQDALRVATVAFDDKPFRSHITLARCDPPWPAHVRTEIGELAEGLGERLAGQSFACDRATLFSSVLGKSGPTYRAEASFPLLAP